From Myxocyprinus asiaticus isolate MX2 ecotype Aquarium Trade chromosome 10, UBuf_Myxa_2, whole genome shotgun sequence, the proteins below share one genomic window:
- the LOC127446738 gene encoding probable UDP-sugar transporter protein SLC35A5, with protein sequence MAEAIKLVFCLVMSVRVVIQEGSSYKDLGCASGASFLSYLKWSVPAFLYFLDNLIIFYVMTYLQPAMAVLFSNIVIFTTAILFRVVLKRRLSWVQWTSLIILFLSIVSLTTGNGDQHAIAVHGIHPAHISTLSNSCLKYAHPRLEQQNHTESEWMNGLSRELWDSQLIHKLNSFGLGYVLLLLQCFISALANIYNEKILKEGEQLVESIFIQNNKLYVFGLIFNSLTLLLHSDYRDLTLHCGLLYGHNVFSIALVFVTAALGLSVAFILKFRDNMFHVLMGQITTVIITALSLFLFDFRPSKDFFLQAPVVLLAIFIYHSSRLKDPDYTLQQERLRVINGEVFERSRGDGEELERLTKADTDSDSEEESF encoded by the exons ATGGCAGAGGCCATCAAACTAGTATTTTGTTTAGTGATGTCAGTACGGGTGGTCATTCAAG AGGGTAGCTCTTATAAAGATTTGGGATGTGCCTCTGGTGCCTCTTTTCTCAGTTACTTGAAATGGTCTGTCCCTGCATTCCTCTACTTCCTCGACAACCTTATAATCTTTTATGTGATGACCTATCTGCAACCT gccATGGCTGTATTGTTTTCcaatattgttatttttacaacaGCCATTCTTTTCCGAGTGGTTCTAAA GAGGCGCTTGTCATGGGTACAGTGGACATCTTTGATCATTCTGTTCCTGTCCATTGTGTCGCTGACCACTGGCAATGGTGACCAGCATGCCATTGCTGTACATGGCATCCACCCAGCCCACATTTCCACCCTCTCCAACAGCTGCCTGAAATACGCCCATCCCAGGTTAGAGCAACAGAACCATACCGAATCAGAGTGGATGAATGGCTTGTCACGTGAGCTGTGGGACAGCCAGCTCATCCACAAGCTGAACAGCTTTGGCTTGGGATATGTCCTACTGCTGTTGCAGTGCTTCATATCTGCACTGGCCAACATCTACAATGAGAAGATCCTCAAGGAGGGGGAGCAGCTGGTGGAGAGTATCTTCATCCAGAACAACAAGCTGTATGTCTTCGGTCTGATCTTCAACAGCCTCACATTGCTCCTGCACTCTGATTACCGTGATTTAACGCTGCACTGCGGCCTCCTCTATGGCCACAACGTCTTCTCCATTGCTCTGGTCTTCGTCACCGCTGCTCTAGGTCTCTCTGTGGCTTTCATCCTCAAGTTTCGTGATAACATGTTCCATGTGCTGATGGGCCAGATCACCACAGTGATCATCACTGCGCTCTCACTCTTCCTTTTTGATTTTAGGCCATCAAAGGATTTCTTCCTGCAGGCGCCTGTAGTTCTGCTAGCCATCTTTATCTACCACAGCAGTAGACTGAAGGATCCAGATTACACTCTGCAACAGGAGAGGCTCAGGGTCATCAATGGTGAAGTGTTTGAGAGGTCAAGAGGG GATGGAGAAGAGTTGGAGAGACTAACCAAGGCTGACACAGACAGCGATTCAGAAGAAGAGTCTTTTTAA